A region of Sulfurovum sp. DNA encodes the following proteins:
- a CDS encoding CDP-alcohol phosphatidyltransferase family protein yields the protein MNLFEKYNHFNFANLITFGNIACGVIAMYFIQQNNFFLAIILAWIAGILDIADGKMARKYNLSTEFGVQLDSFADFLSFVVMPAFLLFYATRYYVALSGIEEFVLGLVFIWYIISGLRRLVEFNLKVDAGKVSKYFEGVPTPLGAILLWIIYLLTAYDILTSGYIIAILVLIVSESLNSNLKIPHP from the coding sequence ATGAATCTATTTGAAAAATATAACCATTTTAACTTTGCAAATCTTATTACCTTTGGCAATATTGCCTGTGGCGTAATAGCAATGTACTTTATTCAACAGAATAACTTTTTTCTAGCAATTATATTGGCATGGATTGCTGGAATTTTAGATATTGCAGACGGTAAAATGGCACGAAAGTATAATCTCTCTACTGAGTTTGGCGTACAGCTTGATAGTTTTGCAGATTTTCTTTCTTTTGTGGTAATGCCAGCTTTTTTGCTCTTTTATGCGACAAGATATTATGTGGCACTCAGCGGAATAGAGGAGTTTGTACTCGGACTAGTGTTTATTTGGTATATTATCTCTGGTCTTAGGCGTTTAGTAGAGTTTAATCTTAAGGTTGATGCAGGAAAAGTTTCAAAGTACTTTGAAGGAGTCCCTACACCATTGGGTGCAATTCTTCTATGGATTATCTATTTATTGACAGCATATGATATACTAACGAGTGGATATATTATTGCTATACTAGTATTGATAGTTTCAGAATCACTTAATAGTAATTTAAAAATTCCCCACCCATAA
- a CDS encoding 4-hydroxybenzoate polyprenyltransferase codes for MKENIFLKKLNYFSELVMFKHSIFSLPFIFIAMLVGSYLDTGSGWFGWKLLLFGTLEAITARNFAMGINRYLDRDIDRLNPRTKNRPSVDGRITASQMLFFILINAIVFISIAYFINDLAFKLTLPILVVLAAYPLFKRFSALAHLILGISLGLAPIAGVIAVSGQVPLWSLWLAIGVMFWVSGFDLLYSLQDIEFDKKHHLHSIPSYFGVQNTMRIAKVFHLLAVFFWSWFVFGARLGIWAQVAVVFAAVMLTYEHYLVNKDFTKIDKAFFTVNGYLGFIFLIFILLEVM; via the coding sequence TTGAAAGAGAATATATTTCTCAAAAAATTAAATTATTTTTCTGAATTGGTAATGTTTAAACATTCAATATTTTCGCTTCCATTCATTTTTATAGCAATGTTAGTAGGGTCCTACCTTGATACTGGATCAGGATGGTTTGGCTGGAAACTATTGCTGTTTGGTACACTGGAAGCTATTACTGCACGTAACTTTGCAATGGGTATTAACCGATATCTTGATAGAGATATAGATAGACTTAATCCACGCACAAAGAATAGGCCCTCTGTTGATGGGCGCATCACAGCTTCCCAGATGCTTTTTTTTATTCTTATTAATGCGATAGTATTTATATCTATTGCCTATTTTATTAATGATCTTGCATTTAAACTTACTTTACCCATACTTGTTGTGCTAGCAGCTTACCCCCTCTTTAAGCGTTTTTCAGCATTGGCACATCTAATACTTGGCATCAGCCTAGGTCTTGCACCTATTGCAGGAGTGATTGCAGTAAGTGGACAAGTTCCACTTTGGTCTCTTTGGCTTGCTATTGGGGTGATGTTTTGGGTTTCTGGGTTTGACCTGCTCTACTCTTTGCAAGATATAGAATTTGACAAAAAGCACCATTTGCACTCTATCCCATCATATTTTGGAGTACAAAATACAATGCGTATTGCCAAAGTATTTCATTTGTTGGCAGTATTTTTTTGGTCATGGTTCGTTTTTGGTGCCAGATTGGGCATATGGGCACAAGTTGCAGTTGTGTTTGCGGCAGTCATGTTGACATACGAGCACTACCTTGTCAACAAAGATTTTACAAAAATAGATAAAGCCTTTTTTACCGTCAATGGTTATCTGGGATTTATCTTTTTAATTTTTATTTTACTGGAGGTGATGTAA
- a CDS encoding uracil-DNA glycosylase, protein MPYHSWQYILQHAYAQLDKDYRYFLESNKGYFPSCEHYFNAFKTLPRYKVKYILFGQDPYPRAESAGGYAFIDEKVKKLFSEQGLSKEVNRATSLRNFIKMALVARGDLGVADTSQPAIAALDKLTLIDSITQLRKNFEKNGILLLNTALIFTDKKSSNRHIKAWQPFMQSLLKEMKENNPKLILFGNHAKTLKKLLPLETYETIEMEHPYNYTFIANKKAQMFFGPMHLLEK, encoded by the coding sequence ATGCCATATCATAGTTGGCAATATATACTCCAGCATGCTTATGCGCAACTAGATAAAGACTATAGATACTTTTTAGAGTCAAATAAAGGATACTTTCCTTCTTGTGAGCATTACTTTAATGCCTTTAAAACACTTCCCAGATATAAGGTAAAATATATTCTTTTTGGACAAGATCCCTATCCGAGGGCTGAAAGTGCAGGAGGTTATGCCTTTATCGATGAGAAAGTTAAAAAACTATTTAGTGAACAAGGATTAAGCAAAGAGGTAAACCGTGCTACTTCTTTACGTAATTTTATTAAGATGGCACTGGTGGCAAGAGGGGATCTTGGTGTAGCAGATACCTCACAACCAGCCATAGCAGCTCTGGACAAATTAACCTTGATAGACTCTATTACGCAACTACGAAAAAATTTTGAAAAGAATGGTATTTTACTGCTCAATACAGCATTGATCTTTACTGATAAGAAGAGTTCTAATAGGCACATAAAAGCATGGCAACCCTTTATGCAGTCACTTCTAAAAGAGATGAAAGAAAATAATCCTAAACTTATTCTTTTTGGTAACCATGCTAAGACTTTAAAAAAATTACTACCTCTAGAAACATATGAAACAATTGAGATGGAACATCCTTATAATTACACCTTTATTGCCAACAAAAAAGCACAAATGTTTTTTGGGCCCATGCACCTACTTGAAAAGTAA